Proteins encoded in a region of the Phoenix dactylifera cultivar Barhee BC4 chromosome 3, palm_55x_up_171113_PBpolish2nd_filt_p, whole genome shotgun sequence genome:
- the LOC103720044 gene encoding uncharacterized protein LOC103720044, translating to MGAEKGRSKSSGFFHLFDWNRKSRKKLFSSGTSSPEGSKQGKISDCNLPTTRFQLNGEDEVIGVSSMKGRIDCSGASSLTEEEGNEIRAPGVVARLMGLDSLPTSGALEPYSTPGFDSRSLRDNHNLTRSPEFSMNDQFNPAAHRAEGYFRKPIELRSQKMPSSPIEKFQTETLPPRLAKSLSIAHNKLLSPIKNPGFASATNAAQIMEAAARILEPGLQAGTRGKVSSLGSSSIPLKVRDPRESMAASRRTLRLLELSRTTVQSADVRFSGGQSLNRAWKGSEDIVIFRSSPDPCGINSASATGKGKSISLAIQAKVNVQRREGLTTSGRNALTRKEHDECKLNQPFKSQPYNQKNKQQKKPSTANASGVLRQNNQKQNCQSTKGKLASKQSNSSQQGRKILSGDSSSGKHKNVNRLSGNTKSGYRKEVLVTADVEREGSSSNKDFPRKKRLIEGRFKSGKSGSIDNLSIDRHVKFVQSNVVIDEYSRWEEDNRNAMDVVSFTFTSPLIKQLPGSQPSIPVVEKEDKNSGHCFDSCSEKDASDAKSKRLTSLGLNVITGDALSLLLEQKLRELTSGLEPSSNFLRGGSFAASTPLLQESKSAYNTEATQYQEFLLRHCNDKADGISDSNCSSTNNQMFEMSHKLRIPEELDCISSSTSRKESDHQHPSPLSIFDASFSNQTCNSPESSGSTAGSKLCSSYVQARNVAPLSCSNKISSMEADMELTDSASYAFIDLDALEIGSASLLKVNSKDMDYVREILCSRGLSKDLSSCCLNDAGEILDSLLFNKLENKRSRSILKGDDKYGRARRKVLFDCMNECLELKCSSYFRAGYRAWSRGLAVIGKDLAEEFYEEILRWKSMGDSMVDELVDKDMSTHLGRWVDFEIEVFDTGVELEGEILSSLVDEVVTDLYTKG from the exons ATGGGTGCAGAAAAGGGAAGATCGAAGAGCAGCGGTTTCTTTCATCTGTTTGATTGGAACAGGAAGTCCCGCAAGAAATTGTTTTCAAGTGGAACCAGTTCACCTG AGGGCTCAAAACAGGGAAAGATAAGTGATTGTAATTTGCCAACAACACGATTCCAGTTG AATGGTGAGGATGAGGTCATTGGAGTATCAAGCATGAAAGGAAGAATTGACTGCAGTGGCGCTTCATCACTGACTGAGGAAGAAGGAAATGAGATTAGGGCCCCAGGAGTTGTGGCTAGGCTTATGGGTTTGGACTCTTTGCCAACATCAGGTGCTTTAGAACCCTACTCCACTCCTGGTTTTGATTCACGATCTCTTCGAGATAACCATAACCTGACAAGAAGTCCTGAATTCTCCATGAATGATCAATTCAACCCTGCAGCCCATAGAGCTGAGGGCTATTTTCGGAAGCCAATAGAATTGCGGTCTCAAAAAATGCCAAGCAGCCCGATAGAGAAGTTTCAAACGGAGACATTACCTCCAAGATTAGCGAAGTCTCTCTCAATAGCCCACAACAAATTGTTGTCACCAATTAAAAATCCAGGGTTCGCTTCTGCTACAAATGCAGCTCAAATAATGGAGGCAGCAGCCAGGATTCTTGAGCCAGGACTTCAAGCCGGTACCAGAGGCAAAGTTTCTTCCTTAGGATCATCTTCAATTCCATTGAAGGTTCGTGATCCAAGAGAGAGCATGGCAGCCTCTCGGAGGACTTTAAGATTGCTGGAATTATCCAGAACCACTGTTCAGTCAGCTGACGTCAGGTTTTCTGGAGGACAATCCTTGAATAGGGCTTGGAAAGGTTCAGAAGATATTGTCATATTTAGGTCCTCTCCAGATCCTTGTGGAATTAATTCAGCTAGTGCAACAGGTAAGGGTAAGTCCATCTCTTTAGCTATCCAAGCCAAGGTGAATGTCCAGCGAAGGGAAGGCTTAACTACATCTGGTAGGAATGCACTAACCCGGAAAGAGCATGATGAATGTAAATTAAACCAACCATTTAAGAGCCAACCGTATAATCAAAAGAATAAGCAGCAGAAAAAGCCATCAACAGCCAATGCTTCAGGGGTCCTGCGGCAAAATAATCAGAAACAAAATTGCCAATCCACCAAAGGCAAGTTGGCTTCAAAGCAATCCAATTCTAGTCAGCAGGGGAGGAAAATTCTTTCTGGAGATTCATCTTCTGGAAAGCACAAGAATGTAAATAGGCTCTCTGGAAATACAAAAAGTGGTTACAGGAAGGAAGTTTTAGTGACTGCTGATGTTGAAAGGGAAGGTTCATCAAGTAACAAGGATTTCCCTAGAAAGAAAAGATTGATAGAGGGGCGTTTCAAATCAGGGAAAAGTGGTAGCATAGATAACTTGTCTATAGACAGACATGTGAAATTTGTTCAATCTAATGTTGTGATTGATGAATATTCTAGGTGGGAAGAAGATAATAGAAATGCCATGGATGTTGTATCCTTTACATTCACATCCCCCTTGATCAAACAATTGCCTGGATCTCAACCTTCCATTCCGGTGGTTGAAAAGgaggataaaaatagtgggcaCTGTTTTGATTCTTGCAGTGAAAAGGATGCTTCAGAtgccaagagtaaaagattaacGTCGCTAGGATTGAATGTTATAACGGGTGATGCTTTGAGTCTTCTTTTAGAGCAGAAACTGAGAGAACTGACATCTGGGCTGGAACCTTCCAGTAACTTTCTCAGAGGAGGGAGTTTTGCAGCTTCTACTCCTCTTCTGCAAGAATCAAAGTCTGCTTACAATACTGAGGCAACACAATATCAGGAGTTCTTACTTAGGCATTGCAATGATAAAGCTGATGGCATATCTGATTCTAACTGTTCTTCAACTAATAATCAGATGTTTGAGATGAGCCATAAGCTGCGG ATACCAGAGGAGTTGGATTGTATCAGCAGCAGCACTTCCCGGAAGGAATCAGACCACCAGCATCCAAGTCCTCTTTCCATATTTGATGCCTCCTTTTCGAATCAAACTTGCAACTCACCGGAGAGCTCTGGCAGCACTGCTG GAAGCAAGCTGTGTTCATCTTATGTCCAAGCTCGTAATGTTGCTCCCCTGAGTTGCTCAAACAAAATTTCATCAATGGAAGCTGATATGGAGTTAACGGATTCAGCCTCCTATGCCTTTATTGATTTGGATGCATTAGAAATTGGCAGCGCTAGTCTATTGAAAGTGAACAGCAAGGATATGGATTACGTGAGGGAGATATTATGCAGCAGAGGGTTGTCAAAGGATTTAAGCTCATGTTGTTTAAATGATGCTGGTGAGATCTTGGATTCCCTTCTTTTCAATAAGTTGGAAAATAAGAGAAGTAGGTCCATACTTAAAGGGGATGACAAATATGGTAGGGCGAGGAGGAAGgtcttgtttgattgcatgaaTGAATGCTTGGAATTGAAATGTAGCAGTTACTTCCGGGCAGGATATCGTGCATGGAGCAGAGGTTTGGCAGTCATTGGAAAGGATCTGGCAGAAGAGTTTTATGAGGAGATTTTGAGGTGGAAGAGCATGGGAGACTCTATGGTGGATGAGCTTGTGGACAAAGACATGAGTACTCACTTGGGTAGATGGGTGGATTTTGAGATTGAGGTATTCGATACGGGAGTAGAGCTCGAGGGAGAGATACTAAGCTCCTTGGTTGATGAAGTGGTTACTGATTTATACACCAAAGGGTAG
- the LOC120110061 gene encoding putative ribonucleoside-diphosphate reductase small chain B produces MEGRGLLEGEFALAMVEPIGVATTRLKALKEGGLQDYGIRESIPGKSGFFIEQHADKLAMRSSSCMLVGPSPTYVQGGCMSQHLVFFFVTNLISVYVVDACHTVGELEEPLLAPTPDRLLMFPIRYLQVWEMYKKAVTSFWTADLSHWLHTLIPDERRFTSPILAFFAASDNIILENLASRFMSDVQIAEARAFYGFQIAIENIHSEMYSLMLKSYIKDRLFHAVEMVLTVVKKAEWALR; encoded by the exons ATGGAAGGCAGGGGTCTCTTGGAAGGAGAATTCGCGCTTGCCATGGTGGAGCCTATCGGGGTGGCCACCACCAGGCTTAAGGCTCTTAAG GAAGGTGGCCTCCAAGACTATGGAATAAGGGAGTCTATACCAGGGAAATCTGGATTTTTTATTGAACAACATGCTGATAAACTTGCAATGAG GTCATcatcttgcatgctcgtgggtcCAAGTCCTACTTATGTGCAGGGGGGATGCATGTCACAACACTTG GTTTTCTTCTTCGTCACAAATCTCATCTCCGTCTATGTCGTCGATGCCTGCCACACCGTTGGGGAGCTGGAGGAGCCGCTCCTCGCCCCAACCCCCGACCGCCTCTTGATGTTCCCAATTCGGTACCTCCAGGTGTGGGAGATGTACaagaaggccgtcacctccttCTGGACCGCCGATCTCTCCCACTGGCTCCACACACTCATCCCCGACGAGCGCCGCTTCACCTCTCCCATCCTCGCCTTCTTCGCCGCCTCCGACAACATCATCCTCGAGAACCTCGCCTCCCGCTTCATGTCCGATGTCCAGATTGCCGAGGCCCGCGCCTTCTACGGCTTTCAGATAGCCATCGAGAACATCCACTCCGAGATGTATTCTCTTATGCTGAAATCCTACATCAAAGACCGCCTTTTTCATGCTGTCGAGATGGTTCTGACGGTGGTGAAGAAGGCCGAGTGGGCACTCCGGTAG
- the LOC103720045 gene encoding uncharacterized protein LOC103720045, with protein MEKEEESKDMVMSPKQASSTPAAPTRPRKRSGALGLLRAVLFVTRQSTSKKVAPAQANEVVRSGRTSFWKSLVAGVRPLHHHQLEHQEVAPPEPVAALPLTKVDYFHEVFTPATSPLHSSVDGMSRYASAEDLHALDTGEDGKRDAEKDGGDDRGDAEPNEIDVKAEEFIARFYEQQLLESIALQG; from the coding sequence atggagaaggaagaagagagtaaAGACATGGTCATGAGCCCTAAGCAGGCTTCATCAACACCCGCCGCACCCACGAGGCCCAGGAAGCGCAGCGGCGCCCTGGGGCTCCTCCGGGCCGTGCTCTTCGTGACCCGGCagtcgacatcaaagaaggtgGCGCCTGCGCAGGCCAATGAGGTGGTGCGGTCAGGGAGGACGAGCTTCTGGAAGAGTTTAGTAGCCGGCGTGCGTCccctccaccaccaccagcTTGAGCACCAAGAGGTAGCGCCGCCAGAGCCGGTGGCGGCCCTGCCGCTGACGAAGGTGGACTACTTCCACGAGGTTTTCACCCCCGCGACATCGCCGCTGCACTCGTCGGTCGATGGCATGAGCAGGTATGCGTCCGCAGAAGACCTCCATGCACTCGACACAGGCGAAGATGGCAAGCGTGATGCCGAGAAAGATGGTGGTGATGATAGAGGTGATGCAGAGCCGAATGAGATTGATGTAAAGGCCGAGGAGTTCATTGCGAGGTTCTACGAGCAGCAGCTTTTGGAGTCGATTGCACTGCAGGGATAA